Genomic segment of Sodaliphilus pleomorphus:
GTGTGTGATTCTTCATCGAGTCGTAGAGCACACCGTCGCAGTCTACAAGGGCTACCTTGATTTCTGCCTGCTTGTTGCCTGTTGATTTGAGATAATTGGCGATTGCGTTTTTTTCAGTCATAATAAAAAACTATATGTGATGATTTTGTTTTATGTGTAAGTGTGGAGTGATGTCACTGTTGCTGCTTGGTCGATTCATCTCACGGTCACGTGGAAGCACCCTTGCCGGGTCTCAAAGATGGCATAGCACTTGCCGCGGGCCCTGAAGTCGTAGATGATTTCGGCGAGTATGTTTTTCAGACTTTCCTGCGAGATTTGGTAGCTGGGGTCCATGCAGTCAAATTTTGACCAGCTGATGTCGAATGTCGTGCCATAGCGGTGGCATGATTGCGAGGTGGCGTTGCGGTTGCGTTGCTGCAACTGGGCCACCGAGTAGTCGGTGCGCAGCATGCTGGTCACCCTCAGACGATAGGCCTTGCCACCGCGTGCCACAATGGTGTCGGCGAAGGCTGTGGCTATCTGCTTGAGCAGGTTGGCAGCCTTGGGCACCAGGTAGGGGGCCGAGTCTTTCATCGTGGCCACATAGTAGAGCTTGCAGGTGTTCAGTTTCACGAGGGGGCGCTTCAAGTAAAAGGCCGAGCGCAAGTCGACGATGGGGTCGATGCCATTGGCAACAGCAGCGCGCAGTTGCGTGTGGTTGCTGTCGTTGAAAATGTCCTTTAACCGCCCGT
This window contains:
- a CDS encoding DUF5715 family protein, which translates into the protein MQKFLLTSLMLIAAIVAVSSCTHSDNDGQVKYVLSDDTPLDTAAAPKLPKGGPVHEMKSRIVDGRLKDIFNDSNHTQLRAAVANGIDPIVDLRSAFYLKRPLVKLNTCKLYYVATMKDSAPYLVPKAANLLKQIATAFADTIVARGGKAYRLRVTSMLRTDYSVAQLQQRNRNATSQSCHRYGTTFDISWSKFDCMDPSYQISQESLKNILAEIIYDFRARGKCYAIFETRQGCFHVTVR